TCTCAAAGATAAATTTGGCTGCAAAGTTTATAAAGTTGGTATAAACATCTCGGGTTTTACATGCCCAAATATAGATGGAACAGTAGCAAAAGGTGGGTGTACCTTTTGTGAAAATGACTCTTTTAGTGCAAGTACCGATCAGGTACAAGAGCTCAAAGGGTTTCATCTAAATCTCGATTCTAAAGAGAACCCTTTCTTAGAGAAACAACTCCTGCAACTTGAACAACAATTTCAAGCGATCTCTGCAAGACAGGCAAAAGAGTACGGTGCTGAAAAATTCTTAGTATATTTTCAATCTTTTACAAATACTTATGCACCTTTTGAAACACTCAAAGCACTCTATGATAAAGCGCTTACATTCCCTAATGTAGTGGGGCTTAGCATCGGTACAAGAAGTGATTCTATTACTGATGAGACCTTAGAATATTTATCTGAACTTGCACGTGAAAAAGAGATATGGATAGAGTTCGGTATTCAATCTATTTACGATAAAACACTCGATCGCATCAACCGCGGACATGACAGTGCAAATGTAAAAGAGTGGATATTAAAGTCTAAAAAAGCTGGATTAAATGTATGCGGGCATTTAATCTTCGGTCTTCCTGATGAGACACAGGAGATGATGTTAGAGACTGCGAAACAAGCGTATGAGTGGGGAATTGACTCTGTAAAATATCATCCCCTTTATGTTGTAAAAAGAACCGCTTTGGCAAATGAATATGGACGTGGAGAGTTTACACCAATTACAGAGGAACTCTACCTCGATACACTTATAAAAGCGATAGAGATGAAACCTGCAAACATTAATGTTCAAAGAATTACGGCAGGAATCGATGATAATTCGCTGATCGCACCTGAGTGGTGCCGTGATAAAAACGAACAAGTTCGACACATAAATGCAGCCCTTAAAAAGATAGGACTTAAGTATTAGTAATATTTAAAATACTAATACTTTATCTTTCTTCTGTTACTTACAGAAACATAACTTTTTTTAATTCTAAAAAACCTTTACTAATTTTCAATCTATTACAAAAAATAATACTTTTTCATAATTTTTTCATTTTGATTTTATATACTAATTCCTGTTAGATTCTATTCTATAAAATACAAAAGGGGAATATATGAAGTATGCAACTTTAGGTTCTATAGCACTTGCAACACTTCTTGTAAGTGGATTCAGTGGTTGTGGTTCAGACGGTGATACGACTAACACTACTAGTACTACACCGTCTTTAACTGGGTATTATTTAGACTCGGCAGTAGTCGGAGTGGACTACAATACTTCCGGTGGTTACCAAGGCTATACGGGAAATGATGGTTCATTTAAGTTTAATACGGGTGAAAGTGTAACTTTACGATTAGGTGAACTTACACTTAGAAACATCTCTTCAGCTAATCTTGCAAACGGTAAAAAGATTATTGAAAATGATGATGCTGTTATTACATTTCTTCAGTCAATTGATGAAGATGGAGATCCGACAAACGGTATATCTGTTACCAGTCAAACACGTACAGCAGTTCAAGAGTGGGCAACTGAAAACAGCATCACTTCACTTGAAGTAAATGCGACACACTTAATAGGTGCAAATGAACTGCAAACAAAACTTCAGGCAAACGATTTAAATCAGACACAGATCAAAACAATAGAAGAAGCTCGTACCCATT
Above is a window of Sulfurimonas marina DNA encoding:
- a CDS encoding TIGR01212 family radical SAM protein (This family includes YhcC from E. coli K-12, an uncharacterized radical SAM protein.); amino-acid sequence: MSLKQIYTFGSYLKDKFGCKVYKVGINISGFTCPNIDGTVAKGGCTFCENDSFSASTDQVQELKGFHLNLDSKENPFLEKQLLQLEQQFQAISARQAKEYGAEKFLVYFQSFTNTYAPFETLKALYDKALTFPNVVGLSIGTRSDSITDETLEYLSELAREKEIWIEFGIQSIYDKTLDRINRGHDSANVKEWILKSKKAGLNVCGHLIFGLPDETQEMMLETAKQAYEWGIDSVKYHPLYVVKRTALANEYGRGEFTPITEELYLDTLIKAIEMKPANINVQRITAGIDDNSLIAPEWCRDKNEQVRHINAALKKIGLKY